Proteins encoded together in one Chaetodon auriga isolate fChaAug3 chromosome 20, fChaAug3.hap1, whole genome shotgun sequence window:
- the rnf40 gene encoding E3 ubiquitin-protein ligase BRE1B isoform X4, with protein sequence MSGAGGGKRPSGGDSPPGPPEKKSKKEEKTTTTLIEPIRIAGVSSTEEMDMKVLQFKNKKLCERLEQRQAMEDELREKIEKLEKRQATDDTTLLIVNRYWSQLEESVQVLRKRIEPEAPVTSTPAPPSAPLPDPTPMEEDSVTLASPTSVVPPPPLPEAQNEGEHAEQQQQQEESQEEPQEEQQPQPPPPTGSEELLMPTEPPQDSTTDALPPPPPLSENAKGFLATLEHSSEEELTLHLQDRMKFSKEAIACLVCVFDRLHSRINNMCEQVQAAACEDDSQSDIININHTLLDENSRLRDLATLLQGRHHKMSMEYNELVDKVTSSETKVSEMETTVEDLQWDIEKLRNREQKLNKHLAEAMEQLKSGYSSTGSSGGLPGGQITLNIQKFESLNAELEHNQELANSRMAELEKLQLELQEAVRESEKLKMDLRNIPEEVVKETLEYKCLQSQFSLLYNESLGVKTQLDEARALLLTAKNAHLRQIEHMESDELSLQKKLRTEVIQLEDTLAQVRKEYEMLRIEFEQNLAANEQAGPINREMRHLISSLQNHNLQLKGDVQRYKRKLRETQMEINKLRCQSGDTGVLILEETTSDSIDVKKEEDEDQEEEEERRKELERQRAREREREREAERERERERERERQRSDELKRKDSDTLKMLRVELKKAQESQKEMKLLLDMYKSAPKEQRDKVQLMAAERKSKAEVDELRMRVRELEERERKESKKLADEDALRKIRVAEETIEHLQKKLAATKQEEALLSEMDVTGQAFEDMQEQNSRLLQQLREKDDANFKLMSERIKSNQIYKLLKEEKEELADQVLTFKTQVDAQLLVVQKLEEKEGVLQSTLATLEKELSVRTQALELNKRKAVEAAQLAEDLKVQLEHTQAKLKEIQVSVAENRTARERESSNLKRAQEDLSRLRRKLEKQKKVEVYSDADEILQEEINQYKAKLRCPCCNTRDKETVLTKCFHVFCYECLKMRYDTRQRKCPKCNCAFGANDFHRIYIT encoded by the exons ATGTCAGGTGCTGGGGGAGGAAAGCGGCCCTCAGGAGGGGACAGCCCCCCTGGCCCACctgagaagaaaagcaagaaagaggagaagaccACCACCACTCTCATTGAGCCAATACGCATAGCTGGAGTCTCCTCTACG GAGGAAATGGACATGAAGGTTCTTCAGTTCAAGAATAAGAAGCTGTGTGAGCGCTTGGAGCAGAGACAGGCGATGGAGGATGAGTTACGAGAGAAAATTGAGAAACTGGAGAAGAGACAAGCCACTGATGACACCACCCTGCTGATTGTTAACCGGTACTGGTCGCAG TTGGAAGAAAGTGTACAGGTTTTACGCAAACGTATTGAGCCAGAAGCTCCGGTGACATCTACACCTGCCCCACCCTCAGCCCCTCTCCCTGACCCCACGCCAATGGAGGAAGATAGTGTCACTCTGGCCTCGCCAACATCTGTCgtgcctccacctcctctcccagAGGCCCAGAATGAGGGGGagcatgcagagcagcagcagcagcaggaggagagtcAGGAAGAGcctcaggaggagcagcagccacagcccCCACCTCCTACTGGGTCAGAGGAGTTGTTGATGCCCACAGAACCACCACAGGACTCAACAACAG ATGCATTgccgccccctcctcccctgaGTGAGAATGCCAAGGGTTTCCTGGCTACATTGGAGCACAGCAGCGAGGAGGAGCTCACCCTGCACCTCCAAGACCGCATGAAGTTCAGCAAGGAAGCCATTGCTTGCCTCGTCTGTGTCTTTGACAGGCTGCACAGCCGCATCAACAACATGTGCGAGCAGGTCCAGGCTGCAG CATGTGAAGACGATAGCCAGTCTGACATCATCAATATAAACCACACTCTGCTGGACGAGAACAGTCGATTGCGAGACCTGGCCACTCTCCTGCAGGGCCGACACCATAAGATGTCCATGGAG TACAATGAGTTAGTGGATAAGGTGACCAGCTCAGAGACCAAGGTGTCTGAGATGGAGACAACAGTGGAGGACCTGCAGTGGGACATTGAGAAACTCCGCAATAGGGAACAAAAGCTCAATAAACACCTTGCAGAGGCCATGGAGCAG CTAAAGTCTGGATACAGCAGCACCGGCAGCTCAGGTGGGCTACCCGGAGGCCAGATCACATTGAACATTCAGAAG tttgagAGTCTCAATGCAGAGTTGGAGCACAACCAGGAGTTGGCCAATAGCCGCATGGCAGAGTTGGAGAAGCTGCAGTTGGAGCTCCAGGAGGCTGTAAGGGAGAGCGAGAAGCTCAAG ATGGACTTGAGGAATATTCCAGAAGAGGTTGTGAAAGAGACTCTAGAGTACAAATGTCTGCAGTCCCAATTCTCCCTGCTGTACAATGAGTCTCTCGGGGTAAAAACCCAGCTGGACGAGGCACGGGCCCTCCTGCTCACTGCCAAGAACGCCCACCTCCGACAGATTGAGCACATGGAG AGTGATGAGCTGTCCCTTCAGAAGAAGCTGCGGACTGAGGTCATCCAGCTGGAGGATACCCTGGCCCAGGTGCGCAAAGAGTACGAGATGCTGCGTATCGAGTTTGAGCAGAACCTGGCAGCCAACGAGCAAGCAG GACCAATCAACAGGGAGATGCGACACTTAATCAGCAGCCTTCAGAACCACAACTTGCAGTTGAAAGGTGACGTGCAGCGCTATAAGAGGAAGCTGCGGGAAACACAGATGGAGATCAACAAG TTGCGTTGTCAGAGCGGCGACACGGGGGTTCTGATCCTGGAGGAGACGACGAGCGACAGCATCGAcgtgaagaaagaggaggatgaagaccaggaggaggaggaagagaggaggaaggaactGGAGAGACAGCGGGcccgggagagagagagggagagggaggccgAGCGAGAACGAGAGAGggagcgtgagagagagaggcagcgcaGCGACGAGCTGAAGAGGAAGGACTCGGACACGCTGAAGATGCTCAGAGTCGAACTCAA GAAGGCCCAAGAGTCCCAGAAAGAGATGAAGCTCTTACTGGACATGTATAAATCGGCTCCAAAGGAGCAGAGGGACAAAGTGCAGCTCATGGCTGCTGAACGCAAATCTAAAGCTgag GTGGACGAGTTGAGGATGCGGGTGCGAGAGctggaagagagggagaggaaggaaagcaaGAAGCTGGCCGATGAAGATGCCCTCAGGAAGATCCGAGTGGCAGAAGAGACCATCGAGCATCTGCAGAAAAAGCTGGCTGCCACCAAGCAG gaggaagcccTGTTAAGTGAGATGGATGTAACCGGCCAGGCCTTCGAGGACATGCAGGAGCAGAACAGCCGTCTTCTGCAGCAGTTACGGGAGAAAGACGACGCCAATTTCAAGCTGATGAGCGAGCGAATCAAATCCAACCAGATATACAAGctgctgaaagaggagaaggaggagctggctgaccAGGTTCTCACATTCAAAACACAG GTGGATGCCCAGCTGTTAGTTGTGCAGAAGCTTGAAGAAAAAGAGGGCGTCCTCCAGAGCACACTTGCCACTCTGGAAAAAGAGCTGTCCGTCCGGACGCAAGCACTAGAACTCAACAAGAGGAAG GCGGTGGAGGCTGCCCAGCTGGCAGAGGACCTGAAGGTGCAGCTGGAGCACACGCAGGCCAAGCTTAAAGAGATCCAGGTCTCTGTGGCTGAGAACCGCACCGCccgggagagggagagcagcaaCCTGAAACGTGCACAG GAGGACCTGTCCAGGCTGAGACGGAAGctggagaaacagaagaaggtGGAGGTGTACTCCGACGCTGATGAgatcctgcaggaggagatcaACCAGTAcaag GCCAAGCTGCGCTGCCCCTGCTGCAACACACGGGACAAGGAGACGGTGCTCACCAAATGTTTCCACGTGTTCTGCTACGAATGTCTGAAGATGCGTTACGACACCCGACAGAGGAAGTGCCCCAAGTGCAACTGTGCCTTCGGAGCCAACGACTTTCACCGCATCTACATCACCTAA
- the rnf40 gene encoding E3 ubiquitin-protein ligase BRE1B isoform X3, which produces MSGAGGGKRPSGGDSPPGPPEKKSKKEEKTTTTLIEPIRIAGVSSTEEMDMKVLQFKNKKLCERLEQRQAMEDELREKIEKLEKRQATDDTTLLIVNRYWSQLEESVQVLRKRIEPEAPVTSTPAPPSAPLPDPTPMEEDSVTLASPTSVVPPPPLPEAQNEGEHAEQQQQQEESQEEPQEEQQPQPPPPTGSEELLMPTEPPQDSTTDALPPPPPLSENAKGFLATLEHSSEEELTLHLQDRMKFSKEAIACLVCVFDRLHSRINNMCEQVQAAACEDDSQSDIININHTLLDENSRLRDLATLLQGRHHKMSMEYNELVDKVTSSETKVSEMETTVEDLQWDIEKLRNREQKLNKHLAEAMEQLKSGYSSTGSSGGLPGGQITLNIQKFESLNAELEHNQELANSRMAELEKLQLELQEAVRESEKLKMDLRNIPEEVVKETLEYKCLQSQFSLLYNESLGVKTQLDEARALLLTAKNAHLRQIEHMESDELSLQKKLRTEVIQLEDTLAQVRKEYEMLRIEFEQNLAANEQAGPINREMRHLISSLQNHNLQLKGDVQRYKRKLRETQMEINKLRCQSGDTGVLILEETTSDSIDVKKEEDEDQEEEEERRKELERQRAREREREREAERERERERERERQRSDELKRKDSDTLKMLRVELKKAQESQKEMKLLLDMYKSAPKEQRDKVQLMAAERKSKAEVDELRMRVRELEERERKESKKLADEDALRKIRVAEETIEHLQKKLAATKQEEEALLSEMDVTGQAFEDMQEQNSRLLQQLREKDDANFKLMSERIKSNQIYKLLKEEKEELADQVLTFKTQVDAQLLVVQKLEEKEGVLQSTLATLEKELSVRTQALELNKRKAVEAAQLAEDLKVQLEHTQAKLKEIQVSVAENRTARERESSNLKRAQEDLSRLRRKLEKQKKVEVYSDADEILQEEINQYKAKLRCPCCNTRDKETVLTKCFHVFCYECLKMRYDTRQRKCPKCNCAFGANDFHRIYIT; this is translated from the exons ATGTCAGGTGCTGGGGGAGGAAAGCGGCCCTCAGGAGGGGACAGCCCCCCTGGCCCACctgagaagaaaagcaagaaagaggagaagaccACCACCACTCTCATTGAGCCAATACGCATAGCTGGAGTCTCCTCTACG GAGGAAATGGACATGAAGGTTCTTCAGTTCAAGAATAAGAAGCTGTGTGAGCGCTTGGAGCAGAGACAGGCGATGGAGGATGAGTTACGAGAGAAAATTGAGAAACTGGAGAAGAGACAAGCCACTGATGACACCACCCTGCTGATTGTTAACCGGTACTGGTCGCAG TTGGAAGAAAGTGTACAGGTTTTACGCAAACGTATTGAGCCAGAAGCTCCGGTGACATCTACACCTGCCCCACCCTCAGCCCCTCTCCCTGACCCCACGCCAATGGAGGAAGATAGTGTCACTCTGGCCTCGCCAACATCTGTCgtgcctccacctcctctcccagAGGCCCAGAATGAGGGGGagcatgcagagcagcagcagcagcaggaggagagtcAGGAAGAGcctcaggaggagcagcagccacagcccCCACCTCCTACTGGGTCAGAGGAGTTGTTGATGCCCACAGAACCACCACAGGACTCAACAACAG ATGCATTgccgccccctcctcccctgaGTGAGAATGCCAAGGGTTTCCTGGCTACATTGGAGCACAGCAGCGAGGAGGAGCTCACCCTGCACCTCCAAGACCGCATGAAGTTCAGCAAGGAAGCCATTGCTTGCCTCGTCTGTGTCTTTGACAGGCTGCACAGCCGCATCAACAACATGTGCGAGCAGGTCCAGGCTGCAG CATGTGAAGACGATAGCCAGTCTGACATCATCAATATAAACCACACTCTGCTGGACGAGAACAGTCGATTGCGAGACCTGGCCACTCTCCTGCAGGGCCGACACCATAAGATGTCCATGGAG TACAATGAGTTAGTGGATAAGGTGACCAGCTCAGAGACCAAGGTGTCTGAGATGGAGACAACAGTGGAGGACCTGCAGTGGGACATTGAGAAACTCCGCAATAGGGAACAAAAGCTCAATAAACACCTTGCAGAGGCCATGGAGCAG CTAAAGTCTGGATACAGCAGCACCGGCAGCTCAGGTGGGCTACCCGGAGGCCAGATCACATTGAACATTCAGAAG tttgagAGTCTCAATGCAGAGTTGGAGCACAACCAGGAGTTGGCCAATAGCCGCATGGCAGAGTTGGAGAAGCTGCAGTTGGAGCTCCAGGAGGCTGTAAGGGAGAGCGAGAAGCTCAAG ATGGACTTGAGGAATATTCCAGAAGAGGTTGTGAAAGAGACTCTAGAGTACAAATGTCTGCAGTCCCAATTCTCCCTGCTGTACAATGAGTCTCTCGGGGTAAAAACCCAGCTGGACGAGGCACGGGCCCTCCTGCTCACTGCCAAGAACGCCCACCTCCGACAGATTGAGCACATGGAG AGTGATGAGCTGTCCCTTCAGAAGAAGCTGCGGACTGAGGTCATCCAGCTGGAGGATACCCTGGCCCAGGTGCGCAAAGAGTACGAGATGCTGCGTATCGAGTTTGAGCAGAACCTGGCAGCCAACGAGCAAGCAG GACCAATCAACAGGGAGATGCGACACTTAATCAGCAGCCTTCAGAACCACAACTTGCAGTTGAAAGGTGACGTGCAGCGCTATAAGAGGAAGCTGCGGGAAACACAGATGGAGATCAACAAG TTGCGTTGTCAGAGCGGCGACACGGGGGTTCTGATCCTGGAGGAGACGACGAGCGACAGCATCGAcgtgaagaaagaggaggatgaagaccaggaggaggaggaagagaggaggaaggaactGGAGAGACAGCGGGcccgggagagagagagggagagggaggccgAGCGAGAACGAGAGAGggagcgtgagagagagaggcagcgcaGCGACGAGCTGAAGAGGAAGGACTCGGACACGCTGAAGATGCTCAGAGTCGAACTCAA GAAGGCCCAAGAGTCCCAGAAAGAGATGAAGCTCTTACTGGACATGTATAAATCGGCTCCAAAGGAGCAGAGGGACAAAGTGCAGCTCATGGCTGCTGAACGCAAATCTAAAGCTgag GTGGACGAGTTGAGGATGCGGGTGCGAGAGctggaagagagggagaggaaggaaagcaaGAAGCTGGCCGATGAAGATGCCCTCAGGAAGATCCGAGTGGCAGAAGAGACCATCGAGCATCTGCAGAAAAAGCTGGCTGCCACCAAGCAG gaggaggaagcccTGTTAAGTGAGATGGATGTAACCGGCCAGGCCTTCGAGGACATGCAGGAGCAGAACAGCCGTCTTCTGCAGCAGTTACGGGAGAAAGACGACGCCAATTTCAAGCTGATGAGCGAGCGAATCAAATCCAACCAGATATACAAGctgctgaaagaggagaaggaggagctggctgaccAGGTTCTCACATTCAAAACACAG GTGGATGCCCAGCTGTTAGTTGTGCAGAAGCTTGAAGAAAAAGAGGGCGTCCTCCAGAGCACACTTGCCACTCTGGAAAAAGAGCTGTCCGTCCGGACGCAAGCACTAGAACTCAACAAGAGGAAG GCGGTGGAGGCTGCCCAGCTGGCAGAGGACCTGAAGGTGCAGCTGGAGCACACGCAGGCCAAGCTTAAAGAGATCCAGGTCTCTGTGGCTGAGAACCGCACCGCccgggagagggagagcagcaaCCTGAAACGTGCACAG GAGGACCTGTCCAGGCTGAGACGGAAGctggagaaacagaagaaggtGGAGGTGTACTCCGACGCTGATGAgatcctgcaggaggagatcaACCAGTAcaag GCCAAGCTGCGCTGCCCCTGCTGCAACACACGGGACAAGGAGACGGTGCTCACCAAATGTTTCCACGTGTTCTGCTACGAATGTCTGAAGATGCGTTACGACACCCGACAGAGGAAGTGCCCCAAGTGCAACTGTGCCTTCGGAGCCAACGACTTTCACCGCATCTACATCACCTAA
- the rnf40 gene encoding E3 ubiquitin-protein ligase BRE1B isoform X1: MSGAGGGKRPSGGDSPPGPPEKKSKKEEKTTTTLIEPIRIAGVSSTEEMDMKVLQFKNKKLCERLEQRQAMEDELREKIEKLEKRQATDDTTLLIVNRYWSQLEESVQVLRKRIEPEAPVTSTPAPPSAPLPDPTPMEEDSVTLASPTSVVPPPPLPEAQNEGEHAEQQQQQEESQEEPQEEQQPQPPPPTGSEELLMPTEPPQDSTTDALPPPPPLSENAKGFLATLEHSSEEELTLHLQDRMKFSKEAIACLVCVFDRLHSRINNMCEQVQAAACEDDSQSDIININHTLLDENSRLRDLATLLQGRHHKMSMEYNELVDKVTSSETKVSEMETTVEDLQWDIEKLRNREQKLNKHLAEAMEQLKSGYSSTGSSGGLPGGQITLNIQKFESLNAELEHNQELANSRMAELEKLQLELQEAVRESEKLKMDLRNIPEEVVKETLEYKCLQSQFSLLYNESLGVKTQLDEARALLLTAKNAHLRQIEHMESDELSLQKKLRTEVIQLEDTLAQVRKEYEMLRIEFEQNLAANEQAGPINREMRHLISSLQNHNLQLKGDVQRYKRKLRETQMEINKLRCQSGDTGVLILEETTSDSIDVKKEEDEDQEEEEERRKELERQRAREREREREAERERERERERERQRSDELKRKDSDTLKMLRVELKKAQESQKEMKLLLDMYKSAPKEQRDKVQLMAAERKSKAEVCFLVDELRMRVRELEERERKESKKLADEDALRKIRVAEETIEHLQKKLAATKQEEEALLSEMDVTGQAFEDMQEQNSRLLQQLREKDDANFKLMSERIKSNQIYKLLKEEKEELADQVLTFKTQVDAQLLVVQKLEEKEGVLQSTLATLEKELSVRTQALELNKRKAVEAAQLAEDLKVQLEHTQAKLKEIQVSVAENRTARERESSNLKRAQEDLSRLRRKLEKQKKVEVYSDADEILQEEINQYKAKLRCPCCNTRDKETVLTKCFHVFCYECLKMRYDTRQRKCPKCNCAFGANDFHRIYIT, from the exons ATGTCAGGTGCTGGGGGAGGAAAGCGGCCCTCAGGAGGGGACAGCCCCCCTGGCCCACctgagaagaaaagcaagaaagaggagaagaccACCACCACTCTCATTGAGCCAATACGCATAGCTGGAGTCTCCTCTACG GAGGAAATGGACATGAAGGTTCTTCAGTTCAAGAATAAGAAGCTGTGTGAGCGCTTGGAGCAGAGACAGGCGATGGAGGATGAGTTACGAGAGAAAATTGAGAAACTGGAGAAGAGACAAGCCACTGATGACACCACCCTGCTGATTGTTAACCGGTACTGGTCGCAG TTGGAAGAAAGTGTACAGGTTTTACGCAAACGTATTGAGCCAGAAGCTCCGGTGACATCTACACCTGCCCCACCCTCAGCCCCTCTCCCTGACCCCACGCCAATGGAGGAAGATAGTGTCACTCTGGCCTCGCCAACATCTGTCgtgcctccacctcctctcccagAGGCCCAGAATGAGGGGGagcatgcagagcagcagcagcagcaggaggagagtcAGGAAGAGcctcaggaggagcagcagccacagcccCCACCTCCTACTGGGTCAGAGGAGTTGTTGATGCCCACAGAACCACCACAGGACTCAACAACAG ATGCATTgccgccccctcctcccctgaGTGAGAATGCCAAGGGTTTCCTGGCTACATTGGAGCACAGCAGCGAGGAGGAGCTCACCCTGCACCTCCAAGACCGCATGAAGTTCAGCAAGGAAGCCATTGCTTGCCTCGTCTGTGTCTTTGACAGGCTGCACAGCCGCATCAACAACATGTGCGAGCAGGTCCAGGCTGCAG CATGTGAAGACGATAGCCAGTCTGACATCATCAATATAAACCACACTCTGCTGGACGAGAACAGTCGATTGCGAGACCTGGCCACTCTCCTGCAGGGCCGACACCATAAGATGTCCATGGAG TACAATGAGTTAGTGGATAAGGTGACCAGCTCAGAGACCAAGGTGTCTGAGATGGAGACAACAGTGGAGGACCTGCAGTGGGACATTGAGAAACTCCGCAATAGGGAACAAAAGCTCAATAAACACCTTGCAGAGGCCATGGAGCAG CTAAAGTCTGGATACAGCAGCACCGGCAGCTCAGGTGGGCTACCCGGAGGCCAGATCACATTGAACATTCAGAAG tttgagAGTCTCAATGCAGAGTTGGAGCACAACCAGGAGTTGGCCAATAGCCGCATGGCAGAGTTGGAGAAGCTGCAGTTGGAGCTCCAGGAGGCTGTAAGGGAGAGCGAGAAGCTCAAG ATGGACTTGAGGAATATTCCAGAAGAGGTTGTGAAAGAGACTCTAGAGTACAAATGTCTGCAGTCCCAATTCTCCCTGCTGTACAATGAGTCTCTCGGGGTAAAAACCCAGCTGGACGAGGCACGGGCCCTCCTGCTCACTGCCAAGAACGCCCACCTCCGACAGATTGAGCACATGGAG AGTGATGAGCTGTCCCTTCAGAAGAAGCTGCGGACTGAGGTCATCCAGCTGGAGGATACCCTGGCCCAGGTGCGCAAAGAGTACGAGATGCTGCGTATCGAGTTTGAGCAGAACCTGGCAGCCAACGAGCAAGCAG GACCAATCAACAGGGAGATGCGACACTTAATCAGCAGCCTTCAGAACCACAACTTGCAGTTGAAAGGTGACGTGCAGCGCTATAAGAGGAAGCTGCGGGAAACACAGATGGAGATCAACAAG TTGCGTTGTCAGAGCGGCGACACGGGGGTTCTGATCCTGGAGGAGACGACGAGCGACAGCATCGAcgtgaagaaagaggaggatgaagaccaggaggaggaggaagagaggaggaaggaactGGAGAGACAGCGGGcccgggagagagagagggagagggaggccgAGCGAGAACGAGAGAGggagcgtgagagagagaggcagcgcaGCGACGAGCTGAAGAGGAAGGACTCGGACACGCTGAAGATGCTCAGAGTCGAACTCAA GAAGGCCCAAGAGTCCCAGAAAGAGATGAAGCTCTTACTGGACATGTATAAATCGGCTCCAAAGGAGCAGAGGGACAAAGTGCAGCTCATGGCTGCTGAACGCAAATCTAAAGCTgaggtttgttttttg GTGGACGAGTTGAGGATGCGGGTGCGAGAGctggaagagagggagaggaaggaaagcaaGAAGCTGGCCGATGAAGATGCCCTCAGGAAGATCCGAGTGGCAGAAGAGACCATCGAGCATCTGCAGAAAAAGCTGGCTGCCACCAAGCAG gaggaggaagcccTGTTAAGTGAGATGGATGTAACCGGCCAGGCCTTCGAGGACATGCAGGAGCAGAACAGCCGTCTTCTGCAGCAGTTACGGGAGAAAGACGACGCCAATTTCAAGCTGATGAGCGAGCGAATCAAATCCAACCAGATATACAAGctgctgaaagaggagaaggaggagctggctgaccAGGTTCTCACATTCAAAACACAG GTGGATGCCCAGCTGTTAGTTGTGCAGAAGCTTGAAGAAAAAGAGGGCGTCCTCCAGAGCACACTTGCCACTCTGGAAAAAGAGCTGTCCGTCCGGACGCAAGCACTAGAACTCAACAAGAGGAAG GCGGTGGAGGCTGCCCAGCTGGCAGAGGACCTGAAGGTGCAGCTGGAGCACACGCAGGCCAAGCTTAAAGAGATCCAGGTCTCTGTGGCTGAGAACCGCACCGCccgggagagggagagcagcaaCCTGAAACGTGCACAG GAGGACCTGTCCAGGCTGAGACGGAAGctggagaaacagaagaaggtGGAGGTGTACTCCGACGCTGATGAgatcctgcaggaggagatcaACCAGTAcaag GCCAAGCTGCGCTGCCCCTGCTGCAACACACGGGACAAGGAGACGGTGCTCACCAAATGTTTCCACGTGTTCTGCTACGAATGTCTGAAGATGCGTTACGACACCCGACAGAGGAAGTGCCCCAAGTGCAACTGTGCCTTCGGAGCCAACGACTTTCACCGCATCTACATCACCTAA